Below is a window of Campylobacter canadensis DNA.
CAGCATTTGCAGCCTTAGCAGGCGCATAAAGAATTTTATTTTCTAAAATATATTTTTGTGCATCAAGAGTACAAGGCATATTTGCACCTTCGGCAATTAATTTACAACCATTTTTATGTAAATTCTTTGCATCTTCAAGGCTTAATTCATTTTGTGTTGCACTAGGAAAAGCGTAATCGCAAGGAACACTCCAAATTCCATTTGTACCTTTTTCATAATTTACTTTTGAAACAAAAACCGCACCTTTTTTACGAGCAGCATAATCACTTACTCTTAATCTTAAATTTTCTTTAATATCTTTTAAGAGTGCTAAATCTATTCCATCTTTGTCATAAACATAACCATCGCTATCGCTTACTGCTACTACTTTTGCACCTAATTGTTGTAGTTTTTCAATGGTATAAATTGCTACATTTCCGCTACCTGAAACTACGCATATTCTATTATGAAAATCCATACCTTTTTCTCTTAATAATTCTTCTGAAAAATATACTGTTCCATATCCTGTAGCTTCTTTTCTTGCTAATGAACCACCCCAAGTGATTTTTTTACCAGTTAAAGTTCCATCAAATTTTGATGTGATTTTTTTATAAGCTCCAAACATATATCCAATTTCTCTAGCACCAACACCAATATCTCCTGCAGGAACATCGGTTGAGTAGCCAATATGCTTACTAAGCTCACTCATAAACGCTTGGCAAAATCTCATAATTTCAGCATCGCTTTTTCCTTTAGGGTCAAAGTTTGCACCACCTTTACCACCGCCTATATAAAGTCCTGTTAATGAGTTTTTAAATATTTGTTCAAAGGCTAAAAATTTTAAAATATCTAAATTTACTGATGGATGAAATCTAAGACCGCCTTTATAAGGTCCTAAAGCACTTGAAAACTGCACACGATAACCAAAATGTGTTTGTGCTTTACCTTTATCATCAATATAAACTACTCTAAAAATAATAGTTCTTTCAGGCATAACAAGGCGTTCTAAAACCGAATGTTTTTCATAGGTTTTATTAACTTCTAAAAGCGGTGTAACTGATTTTAAAACCTCTGTTGCACATTGTAAAAAAATCGGTTGTCTTGAAGAATATTTTTTAATAAGCTCAAGTGTATCATTTACATAAGATTTTGCACTCATTTTCTCTCCTTTTTGTATTTAAAAAAATAAGAAAAATTATAAAAAAAAATCCTTAAAAAATTTTGATAAAAAATTAATTTTTTTTTATAATTTTTACTTAAGAAAATTATCATAGAATTTGCGTTTTTTATTTTAAGCTAAGTTTTAGCTATACAAGGGAATATTATGGATAAATTGTTAAATTCTACTTTTTATAAAAAGTATTTATCTTCTTTTTATAACAATTCAGCTGCTGTTATGATTTTATCATTATTTTGTGTTTTATATTTTGCTATTTTTGGTGGAGTTTTTGCTGTTACTGGTGAATTTACACGAATTGGCGGAGAAATTTTAGAGCTTTTTGGTATGGATTTAAGCTCGTATTCTTATTATCAAAAGCAAAATTTAAATGGAACTATTTTAACTAGAGTTGATGGAGTTATGATTATAGGAATGTGTTTTGGTTGTTTGATGGCTGCTGCTTTTTCTAATAAAATAGCCTTTAGAAAAATAGCTTCAAAAACTAGATTTTTTCAAGCATTAATCGGCGGAATTTTAGCAGGTTTTGGAGCTAGATTAGCTTGGGGCTGTAATTTAGCAAATTTTTTTACAGGTTTGCCGTATTTTTCACTACATACTTGGGTTTTTGCTATTTTTATGTGTCTTGGTGTTTATGCTGCAATTTTACTTGTAAAACTACCTATTTTTGCACCAAAAGCTAAAATGATAAAGGTAAGCTCAGCAAGTTTAAAAATTGATGAAAATAGACAAAAAAAGAGCTTTATTTTTGCTTGTATTTTAAGCTTTATTTTTGCACTTGTTTTTATTTTATTTTTGCTTTTTGCTGTAAAGGTTAATTTAGCTATTGCATTATTATTTGGAGCTATTTTTGGCTGGCTTATTCAAAAAGGGCAAATCTGCTTTACATCTTGTTTTAGAGATTTATTTTTGTTTAAAAGAGCTAATTTTGCTATTGCTTTATTTTTTTCTATGTTTATTGCTAGTTTTTTTGTATATGCCTTGCTTAATAATGGCTTAAATGTAAAGGTTTTAGAAATATCAATAGGGCTTTGTGTGGGTGCTTTTTTATTTGGTTTTGGTATCGTTTTTGCTGGTGGTTGTGAGTGCGGATTTTTTTATAGAATGCTTGAAGGTCAAAGTCATTTTTTTGTAGTTGGTGTAGGAAATATTTTAGGCACAATGTTAATAGCTTTAAATTATGATAAATTACCAAAATGGTTTTTAAATGGAGAAAAAATTAAGCTTAGCGGAGCTAATTCTTTATTAATAGAAAGTGCTTTGTTTTTAATTAGTATTTGTTTAATTTACTTATATTCAAGGAGAAAAAATGTCTAAAAAAGTAGATTATTTATTAGATTGCACTGGCGAGCCTTGCCCTTTTCCTGCTATTGCAACAAAACAAGCAATTAAGAATTTAAAAGCAAAAGAAGTTTTAGAAGTAATAAGCGATTGTCCGCAAAGTATTAATTCAATTCCTAAAGATATGAGTAATTTAGGTTTTAATTGCGAAGTTAATCAAAGTGGTCCAATTTTAGCTTTTTATATTTGGAAGGATTAAAAAATATAGCCTTATTTAGAATTTTTTGTTAAAAAGAAAAAAAGGAAAATTTATGGTAAATATAATAAAAGTAAATGCAATTTTTGATTTTTCTACAAAAGATTTTTATAAAAAGGATTTAGTGCTTGTTTTTGATGAGAAAATTATTGAAATAAGCACTTTTAATAAGGCTATTAGCAAATATAAAAATGCAAAGATTTTAGATTATAATGAATATAATTTATGTCCTGTTTTTTGCAATATTCATTCTCATTTAGAATTTTGTACTTCTTTACTTGATTATGGAGATTTTATACTTTGGCTTAAGAGTATTATTAAAAATCGTAGTCAAATCAACAAAGAAGAATTAAATAAAAATATAAAAGAAAATCTTTTAATTATGTTAAAAAGCGGAGTTGGTTATTTAGGTGAGATTTCAAGTTTTGCTGCACAGTTAGAAGAATTAGAAAAATCTCCAATAAAGGCTATTATTTTTCATGAAATTTTAGGGGCAAATAAAGAAGTAGCAAATAAAAATATTGATTTTTTCTTGCAAAGATTTTATACAAAAACAAAGCATAAAAATTCTATTTCTTTACATAGCCCTTACTCTGCTTGTGATGAAATTTACGATTTTGCTTTATCTTTTGCTAAAAAGAATGATTTATTGATTTCTACTCATTATTTAGAAAGTAAATATGAAAAAGCTTATTTAAATCATAAAAAAAATGCACTTTATAAATATTTAAATTCAAATTTTAAAGCTAGTGTTTTAAATAGAGAATTTTTAAAGGGTTTTAAAGATTTAAGAGCTTTATTTACGCATTGTAATTATGTGAATGATTTTTCTTGTTTTAATGAAAATCATTATATAACTCACTGCCTACGCTCAAATACTTATTTAAATTCACGATTATTTAATATACAACAAGCTTTAAAGGATAAAATTACTCTTTCATTAGGAACAGATGGGCTTAGTTCTAATGATAGTTTGAATTTTTTTGATGAATTAAGGGCTAATTTATTAATACACGGGCAAAAAATGCCTTTAAAAGATTTAGCTTATGAATTATTTAAAGCAGCGTGTTTTAATCTTTCGCCTTTATTTTTAGATGGTTTAAAAGCATTAAGTATTAATGCAAAAGCAGATTTTATCTTGCTTAAAAATTATAATTACGATAAAGAACAAATATTAATTCAAACTATTTTAAGAACAAAAGAAGTAAAAAATATATTTTTAGATGGGAAAAAAATTATATGAAAAACATTGTTGTAGCTTTAAGTGGTGGAGTTGATAGTTCTTATACTGCTTATACTTTAAAAAATTTAGGTTTTAATGTAAGCGGAGTGTATATGAAATTACATAATAGAGAAAACTATCATGATAAAAATATTGAAAATGTAAAAAGGGTTGCAGATTTTTTAGGGATTGAAGCTGATGTTTTAGATTTTAGCGATAAATTTAATGAAGCAGTTTTTACACCTTTTATTAATACTTATAAAAGTGGTAAAACTCCAAATCCCTGTGCTTTGTGTAATAGATATATTAAGCTTGGAGCTTTGTTAGATTATGCAAAAAGCAAAAATGCAATGCTTGCAAGCGGTCATTATGCACAAATTGAAAATAATATGTTAAAAAAAGCGCTTGATTTAAGTAAGGACCAAACTTATTTTTTAGCAAATGTTGATAAGCAAAGTTTAAATAGTGTTATTTTTCCTTTAGGTAATAAATATAAAAAAGATATAAAAGAACAAGCTTTAAAAATACCGCAATTAAAAGCAATAAGTGAGCAAAAAGAAAGTAGCGAAATATGTTTTGTAAGCACTACTTATACTGATATTTTAAAAGATTATGTAAAGGTAAATAATCCTGGTGTTGTAAAAGATGTGGATGGAAAAATTGTAGGAAAGCATGATGGGTATATGCACTATACAATAGGTAAAAGAAGAGGTTTTAGTGTAAATGGAGCGCACGAAGCGCATTTTGTTTTAAAAATTGATGCTGAAAAAAACGAATTAATAGTTGGAAAAAAGCAAGATTTAGAAGTAAGCGAATTTAAATTAGAAAATATAAATTCCTTTGTTGATTTTAACGATAGTATAGAATGCGAAGTAAAAATAAGATACAACACAACAGCGGTAAAATGTAGATTGTATAAAGATAAAAGTGTAAAATTAGAACAAAAGGTTTTTGCCTTAGCAGCTGGGCAATTAGCGGTATTTTATCAAGGAGATTTTGTAGTAGCAAGTGGTTTTATAAAGGAGTAAATATGAAAAGACAAATGGTGTTTAACAGAGAACTTTCTTGGCTTAGATTTAATTCTAGGGTGCTTGAGCAATGCAGTAAAAAAATGCCTATTTTAGATAGATTGAGATTTATATCAATTTATTGTACTAATTTAGATGAGTTTTATATGATTAGAGTAGCAGGGCTTAAGCAACTTTTTGCTTCAGGTGTTGTAGTACAAGATGAAATGCCACCATTAGAGCAATTAAACGCCATTAGAGAATATTTGCATAATGAAAAAGAACTACTAGAAAAGTATTATTTTGAGATTTTAAAAGAGCTAAATGAAAACTCAATTTATATTAAAAATTACGATGAGCTAAGTAGGAATTTAAAAGGTAAGGCTAAAGAGTATTTTTTTAGTACTATTATGCCTGTAATTGTACCTATTGCAGTGGATTCTACTCATCCTTTTCCGCCGCTTAATAATCTTTCTTTTTCACTAGCTGTGAAGTTAAAAAGTGATGATGATAAACATTCTCGTTTTGCAATGGTTAGAATTCCTAGAGTTTTACCACGCTTTTTTGAGGCTGATAATGGGGTGTTTGTACCGATTGAAAGCATAGTAAAAGAACACGCTGAAGATATTTTTCCTGGTTATAAATTAGAATTATGCACTGCTTTTAGAGTTACAAGAAATGCTGATATTGTAATTGAAGAAGAAGAAGCTGATGATTTTATGATGTTGCTAGAGCAAGGTTTAAAGCTTAGAAGAAAAGGAGCTTATGTAAGAATACAAATTGAAAATGGCGCTGATATTGAGTTAAAAGATTTTTTAAGTAGTCATTTAAAGGTCTTTAATAAAGATATTTATGAGTATAAAACATTATTATCTCTATCAAGCATAATGCAAATTGTAAATCACAAACAATTAAGCCATTTATGTGCACCTTCTTATGTGCCAAAAATACTACCTCCTTTTGATGAAAATGTAAATATTTTTGATGTTATTGAAAAGCAAGATATTCTTTGTTATCAACCTTACGAAAGCTTTGACCCAGTTGCATCTTTTATAAAAGAAGCTGCTAAAGATACAAAGACAATTTCAATTAGAATGACGCTTTATAGACTAGAAAAAAATTCTCAAATAATAAAAGCCTTAATGGACGCAGCAAATGATGGAAAACAAGTAACCGTGATGGTTGAGCTTAAGGCAAGATTTGACGAAGAAAATAATTTATATTGGGCAAAAGAATTAGAAAACGCAGGAGCTCATGTTGTTTATGGTATTGCAGGTTTTAAAGTGCATGCAAAAATTACTCAAATTATTAGACAAATGGACGATGGCACTTTGAAATTTTATGCACATCTTGGAACTGGAAATTATAATTCCGTTAGTGCAAAGGTTTATACAGATATTAGCTTTTTTACCAGCAATAAAGATATTGCAAATACTGATATTACAGCTTTTTTTAACATTCTTACAGGATATTGTAAAAACAAAAGATTAAAAACCTTAGCAATGAGTCCATTTCAAATAAAAGAACAAATTTTAAGAATGATAAAAACAGAAAGCTTAGCAGGAAAAAAAGGTGAAATAATTATGAAAATGAATTCATTAGTTGATACAGATATTATTAAAGCCTTGTACGAAGCTTCTAATAAAGGTGTTAGCATTAATTTAATTGTTCGTGGAATTTGCTGCTTAAGACCAAATGTAAAAGGTTTTAGTGAAAATATTAGAGTTATTAGCATTGTTGGTAAATATCTTGAACATGCTAGAATTTTTTATTTTAAACACGCAAACCCACAATACTTTATAAGTAGTGCTGATATGATGCCAAGAAATTTAGAAAGAAGATTAGAGCTAATGACACCAATATTTAATGAGAGTTTAAGTGCGAAATTAGCAGAAATTTTAAGATTGCAATTAAGTGATAATCAACTTGCTTATATTTTAAATGAAGATGGCGTTTATAAAAAGATTGAAAATGATGAAAAAGCAGTGGATTCTCAAGCAATTTTTGAAAATTATATAAGCGGTATTTATAAAAGCTACAAAAAAGGTAGAGATAAAGCAAAAGCAGACCAAATGGCGCAAAAATTCTTTAGAGAAAATTGATGTATTGTGATTTATTTTATTTATAATGCTTAATTTTAGGAGATAAAATGAAAGCAAAATATTCTTTTTTTAAAAATACATCATACGCATTAGCAGGTCTAAAAAGAGCTTGGCAAGAAAGTGCTTTTAGAATAGAATTTTGCATAATCTTGCCTTTAGTGCTTTTTGCTTTTTTTTATGATTTTAATTTTTATGATAGATTGTTTTTAATATCAGTTTTAATATTGATTTTAATTGTTGAGTGTATAAATACCGCTATTGAATGTGCTATTGACCTGATTACAAAAGATTATGCTTTGCTTGCAAAATATGCTAAAGACCTTGCTTCTGCTGGAGTTTTTTTTAGCATTGTGTTAGCTGTTTTTGTATGGGTAATGATATTAAGTAAGGAATTTTTATGAAAGTTAGTCAAATTTATGAATATTTAAATTCAATAAGCCCTTTTGACACTCAAGAAGATTGGGATAATTCAGGCTTATTAGTAAGCAATGATGATACTTGTAAAAAAATATATTTAAGCTTAGATTTAGATTTAGATTTACTTGAAAGCTTAGAAGATGATAGTCTTATAATCACACACCATCCTTTAATTTTTAAAGGCTTAAGAAAAATTGATAATTCTTATGTTTCTAATGCAATAAAAGCTTTAATTAAAAAAAATTGTGCATTAATTGCTATGCATACAAATTATGATTTATCACATTTAAATACTTATTTTATTGAAGAAATTTTAGGAAAAAAAATTGTTTTAAAGGAAGGTTTTTTAGCTTATTTTAAAAATGATTTTCAAAGCATTGAAGACTTAGCTGATTTTTTAAAGCAAAGATTAAAAGTAAAAAATATAAATATAAGTTATGCAAGAAAAAATATACAAAGCGAGTTAATAGCTGTTTGCACTGGTAGTGGAGTTTCACTAGCAAAGAACTTAAAATCTAATATTTTTCTAACAGGAGATATTAAATATCACGATGCCTTTATTTTAAGTGAGGAAAATATTAATTTAATTGATATTAAGCACTATAATAGTGAAGAGTGTTTTGCTAAAAGCTTAGCGCTTTTATTGCAAAAATTACCAAAGGAAATTATAATAAAAGTTTCTAAAAATCCATTTTCAAATTATTAAGGAATAACTTATGAATAAACATTTAAGCCAACTTGTAGAATTAGTAAAAATAGATAGTAAAATTGATAGTTTTTTACCTGAAATTGAAAAGGCTAAAAAAAATTCAGAACAAATTAAACACGATTTAGAACATTCTAAAAAAATAATAGAAAAGATAAAAACAAGTATTAAAGAAATAAACGAAAGTAAAGTAAAAACAGACAAT
It encodes the following:
- the gdhA gene encoding NADP-specific glutamate dehydrogenase; this translates as MSAKSYVNDTLELIKKYSSRQPIFLQCATEVLKSVTPLLEVNKTYEKHSVLERLVMPERTIIFRVVYIDDKGKAQTHFGYRVQFSSALGPYKGGLRFHPSVNLDILKFLAFEQIFKNSLTGLYIGGGKGGANFDPKGKSDAEIMRFCQAFMSELSKHIGYSTDVPAGDIGVGAREIGYMFGAYKKITSKFDGTLTGKKITWGGSLARKEATGYGTVYFSEELLREKGMDFHNRICVVSGSGNVAIYTIEKLQQLGAKVVAVSDSDGYVYDKDGIDLALLKDIKENLRLRVSDYAARKKGAVFVSKVNYEKGTNGIWSVPCDYAFPSATQNELSLEDAKNLHKNGCKLIAEGANMPCTLDAQKYILENKILYAPAKAANAGGVATSALEMQQNANMTSWTFDEVDEKLHKIMKDIYLRTSDTAKEFGFEHNLLAGANIAGFRKVADAMIDQGYI
- the yedE gene encoding selenium metabolism membrane protein YedE/FdhT yields the protein MDKLLNSTFYKKYLSSFYNNSAAVMILSLFCVLYFAIFGGVFAVTGEFTRIGGEILELFGMDLSSYSYYQKQNLNGTILTRVDGVMIIGMCFGCLMAAAFSNKIAFRKIASKTRFFQALIGGILAGFGARLAWGCNLANFFTGLPYFSLHTWVFAIFMCLGVYAAILLVKLPIFAPKAKMIKVSSASLKIDENRQKKSFIFACILSFIFALVFILFLLFAVKVNLAIALLFGAIFGWLIQKGQICFTSCFRDLFLFKRANFAIALFFSMFIASFFVYALLNNGLNVKVLEISIGLCVGAFLFGFGIVFAGGCECGFFYRMLEGQSHFFVVGVGNILGTMLIALNYDKLPKWFLNGEKIKLSGANSLLIESALFLISICLIYLYSRRKNV
- the yedF gene encoding sulfurtransferase-like selenium metabolism protein YedF, which encodes MSKKVDYLLDCTGEPCPFPAIATKQAIKNLKAKEVLEVISDCPQSINSIPKDMSNLGFNCEVNQSGPILAFYIWKD
- the mqnF gene encoding aminofutalosine deaminase family hydrolase, with the translated sequence MVNIIKVNAIFDFSTKDFYKKDLVLVFDEKIIEISTFNKAISKYKNAKILDYNEYNLCPVFCNIHSHLEFCTSLLDYGDFILWLKSIIKNRSQINKEELNKNIKENLLIMLKSGVGYLGEISSFAAQLEELEKSPIKAIIFHEILGANKEVANKNIDFFLQRFYTKTKHKNSISLHSPYSACDEIYDFALSFAKKNDLLISTHYLESKYEKAYLNHKKNALYKYLNSNFKASVLNREFLKGFKDLRALFTHCNYVNDFSCFNENHYITHCLRSNTYLNSRLFNIQQALKDKITLSLGTDGLSSNDSLNFFDELRANLLIHGQKMPLKDLAYELFKAACFNLSPLFLDGLKALSINAKADFILLKNYNYDKEQILIQTILRTKEVKNIFLDGKKII
- the mnmA gene encoding tRNA 2-thiouridine(34) synthase MnmA, which gives rise to MKNIVVALSGGVDSSYTAYTLKNLGFNVSGVYMKLHNRENYHDKNIENVKRVADFLGIEADVLDFSDKFNEAVFTPFINTYKSGKTPNPCALCNRYIKLGALLDYAKSKNAMLASGHYAQIENNMLKKALDLSKDQTYFLANVDKQSLNSVIFPLGNKYKKDIKEQALKIPQLKAISEQKESSEICFVSTTYTDILKDYVKVNNPGVVKDVDGKIVGKHDGYMHYTIGKRRGFSVNGAHEAHFVLKIDAEKNELIVGKKQDLEVSEFKLENINSFVDFNDSIECEVKIRYNTTAVKCRLYKDKSVKLEQKVFALAAGQLAVFYQGDFVVASGFIKE
- a CDS encoding RNA degradosome polyphosphate kinase — its product is MKRQMVFNRELSWLRFNSRVLEQCSKKMPILDRLRFISIYCTNLDEFYMIRVAGLKQLFASGVVVQDEMPPLEQLNAIREYLHNEKELLEKYYFEILKELNENSIYIKNYDELSRNLKGKAKEYFFSTIMPVIVPIAVDSTHPFPPLNNLSFSLAVKLKSDDDKHSRFAMVRIPRVLPRFFEADNGVFVPIESIVKEHAEDIFPGYKLELCTAFRVTRNADIVIEEEEADDFMMLLEQGLKLRRKGAYVRIQIENGADIELKDFLSSHLKVFNKDIYEYKTLLSLSSIMQIVNHKQLSHLCAPSYVPKILPPFDENVNIFDVIEKQDILCYQPYESFDPVASFIKEAAKDTKTISIRMTLYRLEKNSQIIKALMDAANDGKQVTVMVELKARFDEENNLYWAKELENAGAHVVYGIAGFKVHAKITQIIRQMDDGTLKFYAHLGTGNYNSVSAKVYTDISFFTSNKDIANTDITAFFNILTGYCKNKRLKTLAMSPFQIKEQILRMIKTESLAGKKGEIIMKMNSLVDTDIIKALYEASNKGVSINLIVRGICCLRPNVKGFSENIRVISIVGKYLEHARIFYFKHANPQYFISSADMMPRNLERRLELMTPIFNESLSAKLAEILRLQLSDNQLAYILNEDGVYKKIENDEKAVDSQAIFENYISGIYKSYKKGRDKAKADQMAQKFFREN
- a CDS encoding diacylglycerol kinase, with protein sequence MKAKYSFFKNTSYALAGLKRAWQESAFRIEFCIILPLVLFAFFYDFNFYDRLFLISVLILILIVECINTAIECAIDLITKDYALLAKYAKDLASAGVFFSIVLAVFVWVMILSKEFL
- a CDS encoding Nif3-like dinuclear metal center hexameric protein, whose amino-acid sequence is MKVSQIYEYLNSISPFDTQEDWDNSGLLVSNDDTCKKIYLSLDLDLDLLESLEDDSLIITHHPLIFKGLRKIDNSYVSNAIKALIKKNCALIAMHTNYDLSHLNTYFIEEILGKKIVLKEGFLAYFKNDFQSIEDLADFLKQRLKVKNINISYARKNIQSELIAVCTGSGVSLAKNLKSNIFLTGDIKYHDAFILSEENINLIDIKHYNSEECFAKSLALLLQKLPKEIIIKVSKNPFSNY